A region from the Brassica napus cultivar Da-Ae chromosome C8, Da-Ae, whole genome shotgun sequence genome encodes:
- the LOC111211564 gene encoding fatty acid desaturase 4-like 2, chloroplastic has product MFNIHSSMKNHFPLTIFLCYYLFVSLLFGSNLSSQYFPLSLFKLWKTYTNLISSPTMAVLLQTKYTLSPITNNIPRSHRPSLLRARVTCSLTPAKKSHPNREKLVLEKRLVNPPPSNDPTLQSTLTHRLWVGAGCTTVFASFAKSIIGGFGSHILLEPALAGYAGYILADLGSGLYHWAIDNYGDESTPLVGTQIEAARGHHKWPWIITIRQFANNSHALARGITFTVLPLVLACNDPVVHGFVSMFAFCILFCQQCHAWAHERKSKLPPLVVAFQDMGLLLSRRQHVNHHRHHRTYMSYCIVSGVWNNVLDDNKIFEALEKVLYVQFGVKPRSWSHPNSE; this is encoded by the coding sequence ATGTTTAACATTCATTCATCAATGAAGAATCATTTCCCCTTAACTATTTTCTTATGTTATTATCTTTTCGTCTCTCTTTTATTCGGATCGAATTTATCTTCTCAATACTTTCCTCTATCGCTTTTTAAGCTTTGGAAAACATATACAAACTTGATATCTTCCCCTACAATGGCTGTACTTCTTCAAACGAAGTACACTCTAAGTCCCATCACAAACAACATCCCAAGAAGCCATCGTCCGTCGCTTCTCCGTGCACGTGTTACGTGCTCTCTTACCCCCGCCAAGAAGTCTCATCCTAACCGTGAGAAGCTCGTTCTTGAGAAACGCCTTGTGAACCCTCCTCCCTCCAACGACCCAACTCTACAATCTACACTGACCCACCGGTTATGGGTCGGAGCGGGTTGCACCACCGTGTTTGCCTCTTTTGCCAAGTCTATTATTGGAGGGTTTGGTTCTCATATCTTGCTCGAACCAGCTTTAGCCGGTTACGCAGGTTACATCTTAGCTGATCTTGGCTCTGGTCTATACCACTGGGCCATCGATAACTACGGTGATGAGTCAACGCCTCTAGTAGGAACCCAAATCGAAGCTGCACGAGGTCACCACAAATGGCCTTGGATAATCACCATACGTCAATTTGCAAATAATTCACACGCTCTGGCTCGTGGAATAACCTTTACGGTTCTTCCACTAGTTCTTGCATGTAATGACCCGGTGGTTCATGGCTTTGTGAGCATGTTTGCATTTTGCATATTGTTTTGCCAACAATGTCATGCTTGGGCTCATGAAAGAAAGAGTAAGCTTCCACCTCTTGTTGTGGCGTTTCAGGACATGGGGCTTCTCCTTTCACGAAGACAGCACGTGAATCATCACCGCCACCACCGTACGTATATGAGTTACTGCATAGTGAGTGGGGTATGGAACAATGTTTTGGATGACAATAAGATCTTTGAGGCATTAGAAAAGGTGTTATATGTCCAGTTCGGGGTGAAACCTAGGTCATGGAGCCACCCAAACTCCGAATGA